In Streptomyces sp. NBC_01717, one DNA window encodes the following:
- a CDS encoding helix-turn-helix domain-containing protein: MRARMVELSWAGSRVPAIASELGCSQKTVRCWLHRFNRYGLEGLEDLGGQGRKRRITELERSRIIALVRQPPPGRLMVQPGGDLEAMDEAGPPEWTLDALAGRARELGIEVGRSQVRRILLAEGVRWRRTRSWIRSKDPDFEGKGRGSSASTPARPRTRRSSASTNSGR; encoded by the coding sequence ATGCGGGCGCGGATGGTCGAGCTGAGCTGGGCCGGGTCTCGGGTGCCCGCGATCGCCTCTGAACTGGGTTGTAGCCAGAAGACGGTGCGGTGTTGGCTGCACCGTTTCAACCGGTACGGTCTCGAGGGTCTGGAGGATCTGGGCGGGCAGGGCCGCAAGCGGCGGATCACCGAACTCGAGCGGTCGAGGATCATCGCCCTGGTCAGGCAGCCCCCGCCGGGCAGACTGATGGTCCAGCCGGGCGGGGATCTCGAGGCCATGGACGAGGCCGGACCGCCGGAGTGGACCCTGGACGCGTTGGCCGGTCGGGCAAGGGAACTGGGGATTGAGGTGGGTCGCTCGCAGGTCCGCAGAATCCTGCTGGCCGAGGGCGTCAGATGGCGCCGCACGCGTTCCTGGATCCGTTCCAAGGATCCGGATTTCGAGGGAAAAGGACGCGGGTCGTCGGCCTCTACACCTGCCCGCCCGAGGACGCGACGGTCGTCTGCGTCGACGAACTCGGGCCGGTGA
- a CDS encoding IS630 family transposase translates to MDPFQGSGFRGKRTRVVGLYTCPPEDATVVCVDELGPVIPRTFPPAPGWSPDGHRIKAELEYSRGPEKTWVYGGLRVTDGQQVTMTASSRNSAFYQRFLRKLEEANPAGDIYVVTDNLSSHNSLSTRTWLEDHPRIRHVFIPVGACWLNLQEGWWRIFRKAALAGQTFAGPDEITQATELATAQLNARARPWIWGRPAPPTRRLRRRYVYCL, encoded by the coding sequence CTGGATCCGTTCCAAGGATCCGGATTTCGAGGGAAAAGGACGCGGGTCGTCGGCCTCTACACCTGCCCGCCCGAGGACGCGACGGTCGTCTGCGTCGACGAACTCGGGCCGGTGATCCCGCGTACTTTCCCGCCGGCGCCGGGCTGGTCGCCGGACGGACACCGCATCAAAGCTGAGCTGGAGTACAGCCGCGGACCGGAGAAGACCTGGGTCTACGGCGGCTTGCGTGTCACGGACGGGCAGCAGGTCACCATGACCGCGTCCTCCCGCAACAGTGCCTTCTACCAGCGGTTCTTGCGGAAGCTGGAGGAAGCTAACCCGGCGGGCGACATCTACGTGGTCACCGACAACCTGTCCTCCCACAACAGCCTGTCGACCCGGACCTGGCTCGAGGACCACCCGCGTATCCGACACGTCTTCATACCCGTCGGCGCGTGCTGGCTCAACCTCCAGGAAGGCTGGTGGCGCATCTTCCGCAAGGCCGCCCTCGCCGGACAGACCTTCGCCGGCCCGGACGAAATCACCCAGGCCACCGAACTCGCGACAGCCCAGCTCAACGCCCGTGCCAGGCCATGGATCTGGGGCAGACCAGCACCACCCACCCGCCGCTTACGTCGCCGATATGTGTACTGCCTTTGA